The genomic segment AGCACCCGTTCCAGGAGCGGGATGTCACGGTGATTCTCGGCAACCATGTCACCACCGAGGCCGGTACCGGCCTGGTGCACACCGCCCCGGCCCATGGCGTGGACGACTACAACGTGGGCCGCCGCTACGGCTTGCCGGTGAACAATCCGGTCGGCGACGACGGCAAGTTTCTCGCCAACACGCCGGCCCTGTCCGGCGAGGTCCTGGCGGGCAAGAGCGTGTGGGAGGCCAATCCCCTGGTACTGGTGGAACTGGAGGCCCAGGGCCGGCTGCTCCGGCAGGAGAAGATCCGCCATAGCTATCCCCACTGCTGGCGCCACAAGACGCCGATCATCTTCCGCGCCACCACCCAGTGGTTCATCGGCATGGACCAGCGCCGAGACGAGACTGCGCCCACACTGCGTCTGGCCGCCGAAAAGGCCGTGGACGAGACCCGCTTTTTCCCCACTTGGGGTCGAGCCCGGCTCGAAGGCATGATGAAGACCCGGCCCGACTGGTGCGTCTCGCGCCAGCGCAACTGGGGCGTGCCGATTCCCTTCTTCCTGCACAAGGAGACCGGCCAGCTCCATCCCCGCACCGCCGAGTTGGTGGAAACCGTGGCCCAACGTGTCGAACAATCCGGCATCGAGGCCTGGTTCGCCCTGGAGCCGAAGGAACTGCTGGGCGAGGAAGCGGACCAGTACCGCAAGATGCGGGACACCCTGGATGTCTGGTTCGATTCCGGCGTCACCCACTGGAGTGTGCTGCGGGGCTCCCACCGGGAACAGAGCGCCTTCCCCGCCGACCTCTACCTGGAAGGCTCGGATCAGCACCGGGGCTGGTTCCAGAGTTCGTTGCTGACCGGCTGCGCCATCGACGGCCGGGCGCCCTACCAGGCCCTGCTGACCCACGGTTTCGTGGTGGATGGCAAGGGCATGAAGATGTCCAAGTCCAAGGGCAATGTGATCGCGCCCCAGGAGGTCTCCGACAAGCTGGGGGCCGAAATCCTCCGCCTCTGGGTGGCCTCCACCGACTACTCGGGGGAGCTGTCCATTTCCAAGGAGATCCTCGACCGGGTGGTGGAAACCTATCGCCGCCTGCGCAACACCCTGCGCTTCCTACTGGCCAATACCGCCGACTTCGACGCCGCCACCCAGATGCTGCCCCCGGAACAGTGGCTGGAAATCGACCGTTACGCCCTGGCCCTGACGCGTCAGTTGCAGGCCCAGGTGACGGCGGACTACGAGAGCTACGAGTTCCTCAAGATCGTCCAGGCCCTGCAAGGCTTCTGCGCCGAGGACCTGGGGGCCTTCTACCTGGACATCCTGAAGGACCGCCTGTACACCACGGCGGTTGATTCCCCCCAACGCCGGGCCGCCCAGAGCGCCCTGTGGCACATCCTGCAAACCGTGACCCGGCTGATGGCCCCCATCCTGGCCTTTACCGCCGAGGAAATCTGGCAGGTGCTGGGCCAGGGGGCGGAGGACAGCGTGATGCTGCACACCTGGTATGCGCTGCCGGCCGGGGAAGGGGAGGCCGAACTGCTGGCGCGCTGGGAACAGATACGGGAAGTGAAGGCCGAGGCCAGCAAGGTGCTGGAGGATCTGCGCACCGCAGGTGGCATTGGTTCCTCGCTCCAGGCCGAGGTGGAAGTCCGCGCCAGTGGCGCCCGGCATGAGTTGCTGGCCTCCCTGGCGGACGACCTGCGTTTCATCCTGATCTGCTCCAAAACGACCTTGGTGCCTGTGGTCGATGCCGCCGCCGAGGCGGTGATCGCCACCCCCAGCGCTCACGCCAAGTGCGGCCGCTGCTGGCACTGGCGCCAGGACGTGGGCAGCCATGGCGAACATCCTGAGCTTTGCGGTCGCTGTGTCGACAACCTGTTCGGTGCCGGCGAGGCGCGCCAGCGTGCTTAAGAAAATGATTTATTCGTTGCCCCGGCGAAAGCCGGGGTCCAGTCCATTGATTTTCCTAGATTCCGGTTTTCGCCGGAATGACGAAATTGAATTTAGTCAGCACCTCCTTAACGAAAAAACGAACTTTCCCGCAGCCCCGCCCCGGGATAGGGCTGGTGACCATGCGCGCTAGACTTTTTCCCTGGTATGCCCTGGCTGCCGCCGTGGTGGCGGCCGATCAGGTCACCAAGGCCTGGGTGCTGGCGGTGCTCCGGCTGGGGGAGGGCATGGTGCTGACGCCCTTTTTCAATCTGGTGCTGGTGTTCAACCGGGGGGCCGCCTTCAGCTTCCTGGCCAGTGCCGAGGGTTGGCAGCGCTGGTTTTTCGTGGTGCTGGCCCTGGTCATTTCCGTCGGCATCGTCATTGCCATGAGAAAGGCTGCTGCCAACCGTTGGCTGCTTGCCGCCCTGGCCCTGGTGTTGGGGGGCGCCCTGGGCAATGTGATCGACCGTCTGATCTACGGCGCGGTGGTGGATTTCCTCGACTTCCACGCCGCCGGCTGGCACTGGCCAGCCTTCAATCTGGCCGACAGCGCGATCTGCGTCGGTATCGTCCTGCTGCTCTGGCAGGAGTTCAAACACAAGGATTCGCGCCATGGCTGAGACCGTCCAGGCCGACAGCTTCGTCACCCTGCATTACCGCCTCAGCGCCGACGACGGCCTGGAGTTGATGAACACCTTTCGCAATGCGCCGGGCACCCTGCAAATGGGCAGCGGCCAGTTGGCCCCTTCCCTGGAGCAGCGCCTGATCGGTGTGGCCGAGGGGGAACGCCGGGTCTTTGAACTGGCGGCCGGTGAAGCCTTCGGGGCACGGGTGGACCAACTGGTGGTGTGGGTGCCGAAGAGTCAGTTGCCGCCCAAGACCGAGGCCGAGGTTCATGCCCAGATCGACTTCGTTTCCGCAAACGGCCAGGCCTATTCCGGCCTGGTGCGGGAAGTGCACGATGATGCGGTGCTGATGGATTTCAACCATCCTCTGGCGGGCAAGTCCGTCCGCTTCGAGGTGGAAGTGATCGGAGTCCTGTGATGGAAATCTTCCTTGCCAACCCCCGGGGCTTCTGTGCCGGCGTGGAACGGGCCATCGCCATTGTGGAGCGGGCCCTGGAAAAATTCGGCGCGCCCATTTATGTGCGCCACGAGGTGGTGCATAACCGCTACGTGGTGGAGGACCTGCGGGCCAAGGGTGCGATCTTCATCGAAAGCCTGGACCAGGTGCCTGCCGGCGCTACCCTGATTTTCAGCGCCCATGGCGTGCCCAAGGCGGTGCGGGAAGAAGCCGAGCGCCGCGGCCTGCGGGTCTTCGACGCCACCTGCCCCCTGGTTACCAAGGTTCATGTGGAAGTGAGCAAGATGCGGGAACAGGGCCGGGAGATCGTCATGATCGGCCACAAGGGCCACCCGGAAGTGGAAGGCACCATGGGCCAGTTGCGGGACGGCATGTATCTGGTGGAGAACGTCGAGGATGTGGCTCAGCTTAAGGTCAGGGACCCGGCCCGGCTGGCCTATGTGACCCAGACCACTCTCTCGGTGGATGATGCCGGCGCCGTCGTGGCGGCTCTGCGGGCGCGCTTTCCCGAAATCGCCGGCCCCAAGAAGGATGACATCTGCTACGCCACCCAGAATCGGCAGGATGCCGTGAAGCAGATGGCCAGCCAGATGGACCTGATGCTGGTGGTGGGTTCTCCCACCAGTTCCAACTCCAATCGCCTGCGGGAAGTGGCGGCGAATCTGGGCATCCCGGCCTATTTGATCGACGATGCCGATGCCATCGACCCGGCCTGGATTATCGGCGGCGCCCGTGTCGGCCTGACCGCCGGCGCCTCGGCCCCCGAGGTGCTGGTGACCGACGTGATCCTGCGTCTGCAACAACTGGGCGCGAAGCGGGTGAACCAGATGCCGGGCAAGGAGGAGGGGGTGCAGTTCCCCCTGCCGAAGGAATTGATCTCCCAGTGAGATATCAGGGAGTCGGCGCTTCCAGCGCCGGCATCCCGACCCGTGGCGCTTCGCTCGGTTCGAAAACGACCTCCACCAGCAACTGGCTACGGACGGGATAGCCGGTGATCAGGCCCGGGGCATAGCGGGCCTGGGTGAAGGCGGCGAGGGTTGCCTCCTCGAAGACCCCTGCGGGGCTGGCCTCCTGAACCCGATAACTGTCGAGCCCCCCTTGTTCATTGATCAACAGCAGTAGCCGCACCCGGCCGGCGATCTGGCCGGCGGCGGGCGGGTATTGCGGAAGGATGGGATGCAGGGGGGTGGGCCGGCGGTGCAGCCATTTCGCCGTGTAGTACCAGGGGCCGAGCAACAGGCCGGGGGCCTGGGCGACGGCCGGGCCGCCAGGGCTCGGGGGTGCCGGGGTGGGCACGATCGATGGACTGTCGGCCGTTTCATCCTGGACAGGCCTCCCGGCGGTGGCGGGCGGCGGCAACGGGGCCGGCGGTACGGCGAGGAGCGTGGCAGTCAGCGGGGCATGGATGACTGCCGCTCCGGCGCCAGCAGCCGGATGGGGGGTGATCCAGCCGGGATGGCCCAGCAGCAGGCCATGGGCCAGGGCCGACAGGAACAGGCAGAGTCCCAGCCTACTTCCGGCGGGAAGGCGGCGGTATCGCAGCCGGGGGCTGGCGGCCTGCGACACATCGCCTATTGAATGATTTCCCGCCAACTGACCCGCTTGCCCACGGGTGGCGCGACATCGAAGGGAGCAGCGACGGTGATCTGCTCCGCTCCCGAGGTGGTCGCGATGACCACAGTCTTGCCGCTGGGCAGACGCACCACGGTGATGCCCACCGCCAGGGATTCGGTGCCCCCCGCCTTGACCAGCCGCTGGCCGATCTGGCCGCCGGTGGAATTGGCCACGGCGCAGCCCGTGGCGTAGTTGAAGTAGTTGAGCCAGGCATAGCCGCCGATGTTGCAGGCATTGTTCTGGGGCACGTTGCTGGCCGCGATCAGGGTGCCCAGTTGCAGTTTGATATCCACATTCACCCGTTCGCCGCTGTCGGGCAGGTCAGCGTACCAGCCGTCGGGGGAGCTGCATTCGGTCGCGGCCGAGACGGCGCGGGTGGCGGTCAGGCCGCTGCCCTGGTTCTCGATGGTGATGGGGTTGAGGGTCGAGCGGAGACTGGTGACCGCCGTGGTGCTCAGGGGGTCCTTGATACTCCAGATGGTCTGGGTCTGGGTGTTGCTGCTGTCGGTGCTGCCCAGGTAACGTCCGGTGCCCACATAGACGAAAGGCTCGCCACCGACCTCGGCCAGTTCCGGCCGGGTGGTGATGGGCTGAGGTGTGCCGGTCCCATCAACCGCCTGGGCCACCAGGGTGGCTTCCCGGCCGGCCGGCAGGTAGCTGTTGTTCACGTCGAAGCGCCAGATGTTGCCGAGCAGGTCGACGCCGTAGATACGGTCCACCGTGTTGTTGCGCAGACCGTTGCTGACCCAGCCATTGATGTGATTGAGGCCGCTCGGGCTCGCCGATGAACCGGCGCCGGTGCTGATCTTGTACAGGATCTTGCCGGTGGCGGCTTCCAGGACATAGAGATAACCCTGGCCATCGCCCGCCACGGCCGGGGCGTTGACGTTGTTGTAGCCGGAGGTGACGAACACCACCCAGCGCCCGTCGGCGAGCTTGCTGATGATGGGGTTGTTGAAGGTGTAGCCCACATGGCAATCGGAATACCAGGTGGCGATGCTGGCGGCGTCGTAGCAGGTGCTGCTCCACTTGAATTCCCACAGGCCTTTGGGTGAGGCCGGGTCGGTGATGTCCAGGGCGTAATAACCCTTGCCGCCCTTGTTGAGCCCCCCCACCAGGATGGTTTTCCAGCAGTTCTCCGGCTGGGCCGGGGAACTGTCGCAGCCGGTGACGGTGGTGTCGAAAATGTCTCCCACCGACGGCGTGCCATCCACCATATAGGTATGTTGGCTGGCGTAGTTCTCCGTGGCCAGCTTGTACATGTTGGGCAGCACCATGGTCGGGATGAAGGCCCAGGCCTCTTCGCCCCCCTGGCTGTCCACGATGGAGGTGCCGGCATGGAAGGCGTGCAGCATGCCGTCGTTGGCGGCGGTGAAGACCAGGGGGGTGCGGCCGGCCTGGTTGGTCTTGAAGGTGGTGTAGCCCGAGTCGTCGTATTCGGCGAAGGGGGCTTTCACATAGACCGGCTGGGCGTTGATGATGTCGCCCATCACGTGATCCCGGCTTCGATAGAGTTCGCTCAGGTCGTTGGCGGTGAATGAGTCGACAATTTCCTTGCCGCTCTGGCCCCGCAGATAGTTCACCAGATTGGCGCCCGCGGCGGCGGAACGCTGATCCACCGTACCGGCCGTGCCATCCGTCATTGAGGGGTACTGACTGAAGAGGCTCACCTGGCTGGTGCCGAAGTTGGCCTGCTCGCCGGCGTTCAGGCCGGTGGAGGCGCTGCCGGTGGGACTGCCGCTGCTGTCACAGGCATAAGTGTTCCAGGTGAAGTCCGTCAGGTTGTTGGTGGCGCCGCTGCGGAACAGCTTGATGGTCCGGTTGTCGCAGGCGCTCTTGGCCTTGGCGTCCAGTTTGGTCTGG from the Denitratisoma oestradiolicum genome contains:
- the ileS gene encoding isoleucine--tRNA ligase, coding for MADYRKTLNMPDTPFPMRGDLAKREPAWVAQWQQKQLYRRIRETSQGRPRFLLHDGPPYANGDIHIGHAVNKILKDIIIRAKTLAGFDAPYVPGWDCHGLPIEHQIEKQHGRNLPGDKVRSLCRDYAREQVERQKKDFIRLGVLGEWDNPYLTMNFQAEADEIRALGKILEQGYLYQGLKPVNWCLDCGSALAEAEVEYEDKTSPAIDVAFEVHPNHADKLAQAFGLKHSPGSAFAVIWTTTPWTLPANEAVSVHPDMSYDLVETDRGCLILVHELAESCLARYELAGKTIGSAPGSALEHLLLKHPFQERDVTVILGNHVTTEAGTGLVHTAPAHGVDDYNVGRRYGLPVNNPVGDDGKFLANTPALSGEVLAGKSVWEANPLVLVELEAQGRLLRQEKIRHSYPHCWRHKTPIIFRATTQWFIGMDQRRDETAPTLRLAAEKAVDETRFFPTWGRARLEGMMKTRPDWCVSRQRNWGVPIPFFLHKETGQLHPRTAELVETVAQRVEQSGIEAWFALEPKELLGEEADQYRKMRDTLDVWFDSGVTHWSVLRGSHREQSAFPADLYLEGSDQHRGWFQSSLLTGCAIDGRAPYQALLTHGFVVDGKGMKMSKSKGNVIAPQEVSDKLGAEILRLWVASTDYSGELSISKEILDRVVETYRRLRNTLRFLLANTADFDAATQMLPPEQWLEIDRYALALTRQLQAQVTADYESYEFLKIVQALQGFCAEDLGAFYLDILKDRLYTTAVDSPQRRAAQSALWHILQTVTRLMAPILAFTAEEIWQVLGQGAEDSVMLHTWYALPAGEGEAELLARWEQIREVKAEASKVLEDLRTAGGIGSSLQAEVEVRASGARHELLASLADDLRFILICSKTTLVPVVDAAAEAVIATPSAHAKCGRCWHWRQDVGSHGEHPELCGRCVDNLFGAGEARQRA
- the lspA gene encoding signal peptidase II, whose translation is MRARLFPWYALAAAVVAADQVTKAWVLAVLRLGEGMVLTPFFNLVLVFNRGAAFSFLASAEGWQRWFFVVLALVISVGIVIAMRKAAANRWLLAALALVLGGALGNVIDRLIYGAVVDFLDFHAAGWHWPAFNLADSAICVGIVLLLWQEFKHKDSRHG
- a CDS encoding FKBP-type peptidyl-prolyl cis-trans isomerase, whose amino-acid sequence is MAETVQADSFVTLHYRLSADDGLELMNTFRNAPGTLQMGSGQLAPSLEQRLIGVAEGERRVFELAAGEAFGARVDQLVVWVPKSQLPPKTEAEVHAQIDFVSANGQAYSGLVREVHDDAVLMDFNHPLAGKSVRFEVEVIGVL
- the ispH gene encoding 4-hydroxy-3-methylbut-2-enyl diphosphate reductase, with amino-acid sequence MEIFLANPRGFCAGVERAIAIVERALEKFGAPIYVRHEVVHNRYVVEDLRAKGAIFIESLDQVPAGATLIFSAHGVPKAVREEAERRGLRVFDATCPLVTKVHVEVSKMREQGREIVMIGHKGHPEVEGTMGQLRDGMYLVENVEDVAQLKVRDPARLAYVTQTTLSVDDAGAVVAALRARFPEIAGPKKDDICYATQNRQDAVKQMASQMDLMLVVGSPTSSNSNRLREVAANLGIPAYLIDDADAIDPAWIIGGARVGLTAGASAPEVLVTDVILRLQQLGAKRVNQMPGKEEGVQFPLPKELISQ
- a CDS encoding energy transducer TonB translates to MSQAASPRLRYRRLPAGSRLGLCLFLSALAHGLLLGHPGWITPHPAAGAGAAVIHAPLTATLLAVPPAPLPPPATAGRPVQDETADSPSIVPTPAPPSPGGPAVAQAPGLLLGPWYYTAKWLHRRPTPLHPILPQYPPAAGQIAGRVRLLLLINEQGGLDSYRVQEASPAGVFEEATLAAFTQARYAPGLITGYPVRSQLLVEVVFEPSEAPRVGMPALEAPTP